From a single Crateriforma spongiae genomic region:
- a CDS encoding family 16 glycoside hydrolase has product MKSSRDRQLKFATVLFVALSVVYASAPVPFAGQAAADDTPAAEGKDATKDVDKTADDAGWTPLKGKWDFSRYGGEGPVEITDEGIEMGFGDPLTGVRWTGDYPKDNYEIRLEAQRTDAHDFFVAVTFPVGDQHCSLVLGGWGGGVTGISNIDGNDASSNDTTLYRMYENDQWYKIHIRVVPKEIVCKVDGEIVVQVEREGVEFDIRDEMDPALPLGLANYQCVSEIRNIAIRTLDKAKPDATSQPKSDK; this is encoded by the coding sequence ATGAAATCATCACGAGATAGACAGCTGAAGTTCGCTACGGTTCTTTTTGTCGCGTTATCCGTCGTTTACGCGTCTGCCCCGGTACCCTTCGCGGGGCAGGCGGCGGCCGACGACACGCCCGCCGCAGAGGGGAAGGACGCGACCAAAGACGTCGATAAAACAGCCGATGATGCCGGCTGGACGCCTTTGAAAGGCAAATGGGACTTTTCACGCTACGGCGGCGAAGGACCCGTGGAAATCACCGACGAAGGTATCGAAATGGGGTTCGGGGACCCACTGACCGGGGTCCGCTGGACCGGCGATTATCCCAAAGATAACTACGAAATTCGCTTGGAAGCTCAGCGAACCGACGCCCACGATTTCTTTGTGGCGGTCACGTTTCCGGTGGGCGATCAACACTGCAGCCTTGTCCTGGGGGGCTGGGGCGGTGGTGTCACGGGAATCAGCAACATCGACGGGAACGATGCGTCCAGCAACGACACCACGCTGTACCGCATGTACGAAAACGACCAGTGGTACAAAATTCACATTCGCGTCGTTCCCAAAGAAATCGTTTGCAAGGTCGACGGCGAAATCGTCGTCCAGGTCGAACGCGAAGGTGTCGAATTTGATATCCGTGACGAAATGGACCCCGCATTACCGCTGGGGTTGGCCAACTATCAGTGCGTTTCGGAAATCCGAAACATCGCGATTCGCACGTTGGACAAGGCAAAGCCGGATGCCACTTCGCAGCCGAAAAGCGACAAGTAG
- the tadA gene encoding tRNA adenosine(34) deaminase TadA translates to MFPPDESSPGIPLQGLDEVDRHWMRRALEMASEAVTAGEVPVGAIIVKDHTVIAAARNEKETLRDPTAHAEMIAITQAAAAMEDWRLEGTTLYVTLEPCVMCAGAIIQARVPRVVFGATDPKAGAVCSLYEVLNDSRLNHRCDVTGGVMAENCGRILTDFFADKRAAARLRKTLPNGG, encoded by the coding sequence ATGTTCCCACCCGATGAATCGTCGCCGGGGATTCCCCTGCAAGGTCTGGACGAGGTTGATCGCCACTGGATGCGTCGTGCGCTGGAAATGGCGTCTGAGGCGGTGACCGCGGGCGAAGTTCCCGTCGGTGCCATCATTGTGAAGGACCACACGGTGATCGCGGCGGCGCGAAATGAGAAAGAAACGCTACGCGACCCCACCGCCCACGCCGAGATGATCGCGATCACGCAGGCCGCTGCCGCCATGGAAGATTGGCGTTTGGAGGGAACCACGCTGTATGTCACGCTGGAACCCTGCGTGATGTGTGCCGGCGCCATCATCCAGGCTCGTGTGCCGCGTGTCGTGTTCGGGGCGACCGACCCCAAAGCCGGTGCGGTTTGCAGCCTTTACGAAGTCTTGAATGACAGCCGGCTGAATCATCGATGCGATGTGACCGGCGGCGTGATGGCGGAAAATTGCGGGCGGATTCTGACGGATTTTTTTGCCGACAAGCGTGCCGCGGCGCGGCTGCGAAAAACGTTGCCCAACGGCGGATAG
- a CDS encoding asparagine synthase C-terminal domain-containing protein produces the protein MNPSRTFQDQPSALIDRVVDLMDPAGNILLSGTFDQAVEAVASGDASRVAQIQGQFAICAKSGKTIRMARSIGRPMRYFLAKRAEGPALIIAERIDEIRQQLMREGLGDQFRAAYTRMVPAHHLLELQLVGCPDPNPALTRFFAPPRNRLPGNVQAIGQAYIGRLAEICDQWLESLPADAPIGVMFSGGIDSTSIVVLMDFLLRRRGQSPARLKAFTLNVGDEDSTDARQALACLESMNLQMLWEPVKVEPNAVDWREAVQVIEDYKPLDVQAAAMGIALLREVRRRYPTWKYLIDGDGGDENLKDYPIEENPELTIRSVLGNRMLYQEGWGVDAVKHSLTYSGGQSRGHVRTAAPAKKFDFEGFSPYATTAVIEMAEAIPFVDLTDWDHQRLYELKGQIVASGIQQICGVTMPVFPKSRFQHGAVGAIDQGPLFPENEQAYRDAFTSIQHGTADVQVH, from the coding sequence ATGAATCCATCACGAACTTTTCAAGACCAGCCGTCCGCCCTGATCGACCGCGTCGTCGACCTGATGGATCCTGCCGGAAACATTTTGCTGTCGGGAACCTTTGACCAAGCCGTCGAAGCGGTTGCCAGCGGCGACGCATCTCGAGTGGCACAGATTCAAGGTCAATTTGCGATCTGTGCAAAGTCGGGAAAGACCATCCGCATGGCCCGGTCGATCGGACGCCCCATGCGGTATTTTTTGGCCAAGCGGGCCGAGGGACCGGCGTTGATTATTGCCGAGCGGATTGACGAGATCCGTCAACAACTGATGCGTGAAGGTTTGGGAGATCAATTCCGCGCGGCGTACACACGGATGGTTCCGGCACATCATCTATTGGAATTGCAATTGGTCGGTTGCCCCGACCCGAACCCCGCGCTGACACGTTTCTTTGCGCCGCCGCGAAACCGGTTGCCCGGCAATGTCCAAGCGATCGGCCAAGCCTACATCGGACGCTTGGCGGAAATTTGCGATCAGTGGCTGGAATCCCTCCCCGCCGATGCGCCGATTGGTGTCATGTTCAGCGGCGGTATCGACAGCACGTCGATCGTCGTGTTGATGGACTTTTTACTTCGCCGTCGCGGCCAGTCACCAGCCAGGTTGAAGGCGTTCACGCTGAATGTCGGTGACGAAGATTCAACCGATGCCCGCCAAGCGTTGGCGTGTTTGGAATCGATGAACTTGCAGATGTTGTGGGAGCCCGTGAAAGTCGAACCCAACGCGGTCGACTGGCGCGAAGCGGTGCAAGTCATCGAAGACTACAAGCCCTTGGACGTCCAGGCGGCCGCCATGGGAATCGCCCTGCTGCGCGAAGTCCGACGTCGCTATCCCACTTGGAAATACTTGATCGATGGCGATGGCGGCGATGAAAACTTGAAGGACTATCCGATCGAAGAGAATCCCGAGCTAACCATTCGCAGCGTGCTGGGGAATCGAATGCTTTACCAGGAGGGTTGGGGCGTCGACGCGGTCAAACATTCGCTGACCTACAGCGGCGGCCAAAGTCGTGGTCACGTACGTACCGCGGCACCGGCAAAGAAATTCGATTTCGAAGGATTCAGCCCCTATGCCACCACGGCGGTGATCGAAATGGCCGAAGCGATTCCCTTTGTGGATTTGACCGACTGGGACCATCAGCGCCTTTACGAGTTGAAAGGACAAATCGTGGCGTCAGGTATCCAGCAGATTTGCGGTGTAACGATGCCCGTGTTCCCCAAGAGTCGATTTCAGCACGGTGCGGTGGGGGCGATCGACCAGGGGCCGTTGTTCCCGGAAAACGAACAGGCCTACCGCGATGCGTTCACGTCGATCCAGCATGGGACCGCAGACGTCCAGGTTCACTAG
- a CDS encoding M3 family oligoendopeptidase yields the protein MSFDDHGMARFILVGGRLQLHPLQHRKGRETRDRGGVFESISVQSHAGLPTLQYTFQSSECHLSLNVQDAKSIRMELFVTETQRRDVLEQYEGKPVRWITDDVIEADSLLHLRRQNPQSFDKTFGEIVAHLLRGQSLHAFSRNVDRKLIHLVSSTDTALPRQEQIQQWIEALSADQIGKRQTAQNQLLRVGTPVLQMLDSIPSEHLDAEQRYRIKQIRRRLTPTMEDSVASWAHRLAMDRQYFATIAGDLPIDQQLIVNRHLESLGMEPIVGSTESLVHVATSSE from the coding sequence GCTTCACCCGCTGCAGCATCGAAAGGGCCGCGAAACCCGCGATCGTGGCGGTGTCTTTGAAAGTATTTCCGTCCAATCGCACGCGGGTCTGCCGACACTGCAGTACACGTTTCAATCGTCCGAGTGTCACTTGTCATTGAACGTCCAGGACGCCAAGTCGATCCGGATGGAATTGTTCGTCACCGAGACACAACGTCGTGATGTGCTGGAACAATACGAAGGCAAGCCCGTCCGCTGGATCACCGATGACGTCATCGAAGCCGACAGCCTGTTGCACCTGAGAAGGCAAAACCCACAGTCTTTTGATAAGACGTTTGGTGAAATTGTCGCCCATCTGTTGCGTGGCCAATCGTTGCACGCGTTCAGCCGCAATGTCGACCGCAAGCTGATCCACTTGGTTTCGTCCACCGACACGGCGCTGCCGCGTCAGGAGCAGATTCAACAGTGGATCGAAGCATTGTCGGCCGATCAGATCGGTAAACGTCAAACCGCACAAAACCAACTGTTGCGTGTGGGCACCCCCGTCCTGCAGATGCTGGATTCCATCCCAAGCGAACACTTGGATGCGGAACAACGGTATCGCATCAAACAGATCCGCCGACGCTTGACACCAACCATGGAAGATTCCGTCGCGTCGTGGGCCCACCGTTTGGCCATGGACCGACAATATTTTGCGACCATCGCCGGTGATTTACCGATCGACCAACAACTGATCGTCAACCGACACCTGGAATCATTGGGCATGGAGCCCATCGTCGGTTCGACCGAAAGCTTGGTTCATGTGGCGACGTCATCGGAGTGA
- a CDS encoding aminotransferase class I/II-fold pyridoxal phosphate-dependent enzyme — protein sequence MDLSFYGDDQLPPQDNFPGILSHWAMLRGDQPAYYFTDAETLEEKLTYRELWDEVRGLAGYLQSRCGIRPGDRVLLIYPPGLDFVIGFYACHAAGAIAVPAFPPRRNRKASRIRSIVVDADARWALSTRSVVEQLTGDQFHEDLLGVQMLGTDDPSTRKPDRWRRPKLDGDSLAVLQYTSGSTGSPKGVMLTQRNLVTNTKFIKQAFDPPADTVAMTWLPTYHDMGLVGGVLMPMFVGVPNVLMSPMTFLQRPSRWFQSISKYGVTVSGGPNFAYQLCVDKIDDSELEGVDLSTFKIAFNGAEPIRASTLDAFTRRFEKYGFDHRSHLPCYGMAETTLLVTGGPANPRPVMSWFDGGALDEKAVRPASEDQQGARQLVACGRVLDDESVLVVDPETCQVNAPDAIGEIWVQSDCVGQGYWRRTEESERTFNAFTADGDGPYLRTGDLGFLYEGQLYVSGRLKDMIIVRGVNRYPQDIEATVERASDVIQAGSVAAFAMNHDDREQLVIVAEAVRRRDHDWDMELQRIRRAVTEEHELPPDAVYIVRNSSVPKTSSGKIQRHACLHAVRDGNLKLIAKWVRWEEDGTSVTADGDAVPMMRAAAATGSDPDQAANRDLNPAIVDAVLHHIRRVAGDRATSLHLDTNIVLDLGLDSLERLEIAQNLERTFGGRFPEQVLDEIETVAQTASAIERYLPPGGEGRAKTLLDQASDQPVDADSETPAAPRQVVEPEFDISQFAEYRRLKATMQQMAMTGVPNPYFTVHEQVVNDRTRIDGRELISFASYNYLGMSGHPAVTAAAAEAVKKYGTSVSASRLVSGEKPIHGQLEQLIADWVGVDASITMVGGHATNETTIGHLVGHGDLIIHDALAHNSIVQGALLSGAKRRPFPHNDYETLDRVLSDCRSQYRRVLIVIEGVYSMDGDFADVPEFVKVKKRHQAMLMVDEAHSFGTMGEMGHGIAEHFAMDARDVDIWMGTLSKSAASCGGYIAGSKELIELLRYTAPGFVFSVGMPPAQVAAAIASLQTLDAEPERVQKLRENSELFLSLCRDRGLDTGDSGQTPVVPVITGNSMVALRLSHRLKADGINVQPILYPAVDESAARLRFFITCEHSEDQIRFTVDRTAHHLAELGFQTASVAG from the coding sequence GTGGACCTGTCCTTCTATGGTGATGATCAGTTACCTCCCCAGGATAACTTTCCGGGAATCCTGAGCCACTGGGCGATGCTGCGTGGCGACCAACCGGCGTATTACTTTACCGACGCCGAGACCCTGGAAGAAAAGCTGACCTATCGCGAACTGTGGGACGAAGTCCGCGGCTTGGCGGGGTATCTGCAAAGCCGGTGTGGCATTCGGCCGGGCGACCGAGTCCTGTTGATCTATCCGCCGGGCCTGGATTTCGTGATCGGCTTTTACGCCTGTCACGCCGCCGGTGCGATCGCCGTGCCGGCGTTTCCCCCACGTCGCAACCGCAAAGCATCGCGGATTCGATCGATCGTTGTCGATGCCGACGCACGGTGGGCGTTGTCGACGCGTTCGGTCGTCGAACAGTTGACCGGCGACCAATTTCATGAGGATCTGCTTGGCGTCCAAATGCTGGGCACCGATGATCCGTCGACACGAAAGCCGGACCGCTGGCGCCGGCCAAAGCTGGACGGCGATTCGTTGGCAGTGCTGCAGTACACGTCGGGTTCAACCGGTTCGCCCAAAGGCGTGATGCTGACCCAGCGGAATCTGGTCACCAACACGAAGTTCATCAAGCAGGCCTTTGACCCGCCCGCGGACACGGTGGCGATGACCTGGCTGCCGACGTACCACGACATGGGTTTGGTCGGTGGGGTTTTGATGCCGATGTTTGTCGGCGTCCCGAATGTCTTGATGAGCCCGATGACGTTCTTGCAACGTCCGTCGCGCTGGTTCCAAAGCATTTCAAAGTACGGCGTGACCGTCAGCGGCGGCCCCAACTTTGCCTATCAGTTGTGTGTCGACAAAATCGACGACAGCGAACTGGAAGGCGTGGATCTTTCGACCTTCAAGATCGCGTTCAACGGTGCCGAGCCGATCCGGGCTTCAACACTGGATGCATTCACACGGCGATTTGAAAAGTACGGGTTTGACCATCGGTCCCACCTGCCTTGTTATGGAATGGCAGAAACCACGCTGTTGGTGACCGGTGGTCCGGCCAACCCCCGTCCCGTGATGAGCTGGTTTGACGGCGGTGCGTTGGATGAAAAGGCCGTCCGTCCGGCCAGCGAAGATCAGCAAGGCGCGCGGCAATTGGTCGCCTGTGGCCGCGTTCTGGACGACGAATCGGTATTGGTCGTCGATCCGGAAACCTGCCAAGTGAATGCGCCCGATGCGATCGGTGAAATTTGGGTGCAAAGCGATTGTGTGGGACAGGGATACTGGCGTCGTACCGAGGAATCCGAACGGACCTTCAACGCGTTCACCGCTGACGGCGATGGCCCGTACTTGCGAACCGGCGACTTGGGCTTTTTGTACGAAGGCCAGTTGTACGTTTCCGGTCGCCTAAAAGACATGATCATCGTGCGGGGCGTGAATCGATACCCGCAAGACATCGAAGCGACCGTGGAACGCGCCAGCGATGTCATCCAAGCGGGTTCCGTCGCGGCGTTTGCCATGAACCACGACGACCGCGAACAATTGGTGATCGTCGCCGAAGCGGTTCGGCGTCGTGACCACGACTGGGATATGGAACTGCAGCGTATCCGCCGGGCGGTAACCGAAGAACATGAATTGCCGCCCGATGCGGTCTACATCGTTCGCAACAGCAGCGTTCCCAAGACCAGCAGTGGCAAGATCCAGCGTCATGCTTGTCTACATGCGGTTCGCGATGGCAATTTGAAACTGATTGCCAAATGGGTGCGTTGGGAAGAAGACGGCACCTCGGTGACGGCCGATGGCGATGCGGTTCCCATGATGCGTGCCGCCGCGGCGACCGGTTCCGATCCGGACCAAGCAGCAAACCGTGATTTAAATCCAGCGATTGTTGATGCCGTGCTGCATCATATTCGCCGGGTTGCCGGTGATCGCGCCACATCGCTTCACCTGGACACCAACATCGTCTTGGACCTGGGGCTGGACAGTCTGGAGCGACTGGAAATCGCCCAGAATTTGGAACGCACCTTCGGCGGACGATTCCCGGAACAGGTACTGGATGAAATTGAAACGGTCGCCCAGACCGCTTCGGCTATCGAACGCTACCTTCCGCCCGGCGGTGAGGGCAGGGCGAAGACGTTGCTGGACCAAGCGTCAGATCAGCCCGTTGACGCAGACTCGGAAACGCCCGCCGCGCCCCGACAAGTTGTTGAACCGGAGTTTGACATCAGCCAGTTTGCCGAATACCGGCGGCTGAAAGCGACCATGCAGCAAATGGCCATGACGGGGGTCCCCAATCCCTACTTCACGGTTCACGAACAAGTTGTCAACGACCGGACGCGGATCGACGGTCGTGAACTGATCAGTTTTGCCAGTTACAACTACTTGGGCATGAGCGGGCATCCGGCGGTGACGGCTGCGGCGGCCGAAGCAGTGAAGAAGTACGGGACCAGTGTTTCGGCCAGCCGTTTGGTCTCCGGCGAAAAACCGATCCACGGGCAACTTGAACAATTGATCGCTGATTGGGTGGGTGTGGACGCTTCGATCACCATGGTCGGTGGTCATGCGACCAACGAAACGACGATTGGTCACTTGGTCGGTCACGGTGACCTGATCATTCACGATGCGCTTGCCCACAACAGCATCGTCCAGGGTGCGTTGTTGTCCGGTGCGAAACGCCGGCCTTTCCCGCACAACGATTACGAGACGCTTGATCGCGTGCTTTCGGATTGCCGATCCCAGTACCGCCGCGTGCTGATCGTGATCGAGGGCGTTTACAGCATGGATGGCGATTTTGCCGATGTGCCGGAGTTCGTCAAAGTCAAGAAACGGCACCAAGCGATGCTGATGGTGGACGAAGCCCACAGTTTCGGCACGATGGGAGAAATGGGGCACGGGATCGCGGAGCATTTCGCGATGGACGCCCGCGACGTGGATATCTGGATGGGCACCCTTAGCAAGTCGGCCGCATCCTGTGGCGGTTACATCGCCGGCAGCAAGGAATTGATCGAATTGCTGCGTTACACCGCCCCCGGTTTCGTTTTCAGTGTCGGCATGCCGCCGGCCCAGGTCGCCGCCGCGATCGCGTCGTTGCAGACGCTGGACGCGGAACCCGAACGGGTTCAAAAACTGCGTGAGAACAGCGAATTGTTTCTATCGCTGTGTCGGGATCGTGGGCTGGACACGGGCGACAGTGGTCAAACACCGGTGGTTCCGGTCATCACGGGCAATTCGATGGTGGCATTACGGCTGTCACACCGGCTGAAGGCGGATGGAATCAATGTCCAGCCGATTCTGTACCCGGCCGTCGACGAATCAGCGGCTCGATTGCGGTTTTTCATTACTTGCGAGCACAGCGAAGACCAAATTCGGTTCACCGTCGACCGCACCGCACACCATTTGGCGGAACTGGGATTTCAAACGGCTTCGGTCGCCGGATGA